Proteins encoded in a region of the Fibrobacterota bacterium genome:
- a CDS encoding LamG domain-containing protein — translation SFSNPDPYVAKDAYMAFGNPAALNLTGIITMEAWVKWTRRDKHRIIICHGGAVKPAAVNETVLRIGETLDYRAGVWTGKDHYAASVVPPSDSGVWVHLGGVNDGAAWTLYRNGEKVASLASDTGAMPSTGGWRIGAEFATIGSTTATGVTRYFSGSLDEVRIASVARSADWFKLAYATQKDGQTAVKWSGATGVRLSVPVGRMRSGGLRAGLWTVPKAGKTGLIDASGALLPVP, via the coding sequence GCTCCTTTTCCAATCCCGACCCTTATGTCGCCAAAGACGCTTATATGGCGTTCGGGAATCCCGCGGCCTTGAACCTCACGGGCATCATCACCATGGAAGCCTGGGTCAAGTGGACTCGCCGGGATAAGCATCGCATCATCATCTGCCACGGCGGGGCCGTCAAGCCGGCGGCGGTCAACGAAACCGTGCTACGTATCGGGGAGACTCTCGATTATCGGGCCGGAGTCTGGACCGGCAAGGATCATTACGCCGCTTCGGTGGTTCCCCCTTCGGATAGCGGCGTGTGGGTGCACCTGGGCGGCGTGAACGACGGCGCAGCGTGGACCTTGTACCGCAATGGCGAGAAGGTGGCGTCGCTCGCGTCCGACACCGGGGCGATGCCTTCGACCGGGGGTTGGCGCATCGGGGCGGAGTTCGCCACCATCGGTTCGACCACCGCCACGGGGGTGACGCGCTACTTCAGCGGATCCTTGGATGAAGTCCGTATCGCATCGGTGGCGCGAAGCGCGGATTGGTTTAAGCTGGCCTATGCGACCCAAAAGGATGGCCAGACCGCGGTGAAATGGTCCGGCGCGACGGGCGTACGGCTGTCGGTTCCGGTCGGACGCATGCGGAGCGGCGGGCTTCGCGCCGGCCTATGGACGGTTCCCAAGGCGGGGAAGACCGGATTGATCGACGCTTCCGGCGCCCTGTTACCCGTCCCTTGA